A genomic segment from Rickettsiella endosymbiont of Miltochrista miniata encodes:
- a CDS encoding CYTH domain-containing protein codes for MSGNTDKNSSAKSIPMFLEIELKLSIAPEDVNLLHQHPLLKLPSTQIISVEQLISRYFDTSDLALWQQGLSMRVREAGGRTIQTLKTAGEQIGDLQHRHEWDQPVTQNIPNIEQFTDPSLIAKLKTILGNKHLLELFHTDFQRSSWNLNTDNGTQIELVLDQGLVKTATHQAALHEIELELKQGDSQELYKIADFLKSTIPLNVETRSKAERGYLLYNDNKMSSNYV; via the coding sequence TTGAGCGGCAACACAGACAAAAATTCTAGTGCGAAGAGTATACCTATGTTTCTCGAAATTGAACTTAAACTCAGCATTGCTCCCGAAGATGTTAATCTATTACACCAACATCCTTTATTAAAGCTCCCCAGCACGCAAATTATCTCTGTAGAACAACTCATCAGCCGCTATTTTGATACCTCTGACCTCGCCTTATGGCAGCAAGGATTGTCGATGCGCGTACGCGAAGCCGGTGGCCGCACGATACAAACCTTAAAAACAGCGGGCGAACAAATAGGCGACCTACAACATCGGCATGAATGGGATCAACCCGTGACACAAAACATCCCAAATATCGAGCAATTTACCGACCCCAGCTTAATAGCCAAACTAAAAACCATCCTTGGCAATAAGCATTTGTTAGAATTATTTCATACCGATTTTCAACGTAGCTCTTGGAATTTAAACACTGACAATGGAACCCAAATCGAATTAGTTTTAGACCAAGGCCTGGTAAAAACCGCAACCCATCAAGCCGCGCTACATGAAATCGAGCTGGAATTAAAGCAAGGCGACAGTCAAGAACTCTATAAAATAGCCGATTTTTTGAAATCAACGATTCCGCTGAACGTAGAAACACGCAGTAAGGCAGAACGAGGCTATTTGCTCTATAATGACAATAAAATGTCATCTAATTATGTATAG
- a CDS encoding DUF3579 domain-containing protein, with translation MLENTITHKSQREKLILIEGVTETGEKFRPSDWAERMCGCLASFTNRRMVYSPQLRPMIDQESRTKCLVLDPKLKETNPDIFDCIMKFAGENRLKIHESYTEAEATE, from the coding sequence ATGTTAGAAAACACCATCACACATAAAAGCCAAAGAGAAAAACTCATTCTGATAGAAGGAGTCACCGAAACTGGCGAAAAATTCAGACCTAGTGATTGGGCTGAACGTATGTGCGGTTGTTTGGCCAGTTTTACTAATCGGCGCATGGTGTATTCCCCGCAGCTACGACCGATGATCGACCAGGAAAGCCGCACCAAATGCTTAGTCCTCGACCCCAAGCTCAAAGAAACCAATCCAGATATTTTTGACTGTATTATGAAATTTGCCGGCGAAAATCGTTTAAAAATCCACGAATCTTATACAGAAGCTGAAGCAACAGAGTAA
- a CDS encoding endonuclease III domain-containing protein, with the protein MSVNQQKLLNIYECLLNRYGRQKWWPADSPFEVMIGAILTQNTNWSNVEKALALLKGQVSLTPEALLSLSTADLEICLKPSGYFRIKTQRLQNYCHWYLAKGNYSGLDQLSTTDLREQLLSVKGIGPETADDILLYAFSRPVFVIDAYTRRLLQRLGLIQGQEKYEYCRQLFETQLAKSVDLYKQYHALIVMHAKQHCRKNKPVCHSCQLAQDCLSKQKSDV; encoded by the coding sequence ATGTCGGTTAACCAACAAAAACTGCTTAATATCTATGAGTGCCTGCTGAATAGGTACGGCCGCCAGAAATGGTGGCCGGCAGACAGCCCTTTCGAGGTTATGATCGGCGCTATACTCACGCAAAATACCAATTGGTCGAATGTAGAAAAAGCCTTAGCTCTTTTAAAAGGGCAAGTGAGTTTAACACCCGAGGCGTTACTAAGCTTATCAACCGCCGACTTAGAAATCTGTTTGAAACCGAGTGGATATTTTCGGATTAAGACACAGCGTTTACAGAATTATTGCCATTGGTATTTAGCGAAGGGTAATTACAGCGGCTTAGATCAATTAAGCACAACCGATTTGCGTGAGCAATTACTCAGCGTGAAGGGCATTGGTCCTGAAACAGCCGATGATATCTTATTGTATGCCTTTAGTCGGCCGGTGTTTGTGATTGATGCCTATACGCGACGTTTATTACAACGCTTAGGTTTGATTCAAGGTCAGGAAAAGTATGAGTATTGTCGACAGTTATTTGAAACACAGCTAGCAAAAAGTGTGGATCTCTATAAGCAATATCATGCATTGATAGTCATGCATGCCAAACAGCATTGTCGGAAAAATAAACCGGTTTGCCATTCTTGCCAACTAGCGCAGGATTGTTTATCAAAACAAAAATCAGATGTATAG